In a genomic window of Lycium ferocissimum isolate CSIRO_LF1 chromosome 9, AGI_CSIRO_Lferr_CH_V1, whole genome shotgun sequence:
- the LOC132030765 gene encoding homeobox protein knotted-1-like LET12, whose protein sequence is MEFHDHFSQELALQQHQQQNVDDDVSDQSMNFSMKLSQQYRDEVNNNNNNNNNNYNNWDQSEKYKADIMNHHLSEQLLSAHVACLRIATPVDQLPRIDEQLTESQNLVAKYYVVGQSQRPLDDKDLDQFMAHYVVLLSSFKEQLQQHVRVHAMEAVMACWELDQSLQNLTGAASGEGTGATMSDDEDDQAESETNCYNGILDGVDHTNSGFGPLVPTENERFLIERVRQELKHEFKQGYKEKIVDIREEILRKRRAGKLPGDTTSALKAWWKSHSKWPYPTEEDKAKLVQETGLQLKQVNNWFINQRKRNWHNTPSSSSTQKTKRKSVGEKSRNDHFT, encoded by the exons ATGGAGTTTCATGACCATTTTTCTCAAGAATTAGCtctacaacaacaccaacaacaaaaCGTTGATGACGATGTTTCAGATCAATCGATGAATTTCTCCATGAAGCTAAGTCAACAATATAGGGACGAggtcaataacaacaacaacaacaacaataataattataacaACTGGGATCAGAGCGAGAAATATAAAGCGGATATTATGAACCATCATTTGTCTGAACAACTGTTATCTGCACACGTGGCTTGTCTGAGAATCGCGACGCCGGTGGACCAGTTACCGAGGATCGACGAGCAGTTGACGGAGTCACAAAATTTGGTGGCTAAGTATTATGTTGTTGGTCAAAGTCAACGGCCTCTCGATGATAAAGACCTTGATCAATTTATG GCACATTATGTTGTGCTGCTGTCTAGCTTTAAAGAGCAACTGCAACAACATGTTCGTGTCCATGCAATGGAAGCTGTCATGGCTTGTTGGGAGCTTGATCAATCTCTACAAAACTTAACAG GGGCAGCATCAGGAGAAGGTACAGGTGCAACAATGtcagatgatgaagatgatcaagCAGAAAGTGAGACAAACTGTTATAATGGAATTTTAGATGGAGTAGATCATACTAACAGTGGATTTGGTCCTCTTGTACCTACTGAAAATGAGAGATTCTTAATTGAACGTGTAAGGCAAGAACTGAAGCACGAGTTCAAACAG GGTTACAAGGAGAAGATTGTTGACATTAGAgaagaaattttaagaaaaagaagagcaGGAAAACTGCCTGGTGATACTACATCTGCCTTAAAAGCTTGGTGGAAGTCACATTCCAAGTGGCCTTATCCCACA GAGGAAGATAAAGCAAAGTTGGTGCAAGAGACAGGGTTGCAACTAAAACAAGTCAATAATTGGTTCATTaaccaaaggaaaagaaattggCACAATACTCCATCATCATCTTCTACACAAAAAACCAAACGCAAGAG TGTTggtgaaaaatcaagaaatgatCACTTTACATGA